The Alistipes megaguti sequence CGTTCACCGACCGCGACGGCACGCGCTATCCCGCAGGCTTCGCCGAAGCGCTGCTCGAACAGATCGCCCTGCTCGAAACGCTGGTCATCACCGACGAGGAGATCGCCTTCATGAAGCGGAGCTGCCCCTATATCCCCCACTGGTTCTACAACTACCTGAAGGGCTATCGGTTCAACCGCCGCTGGGTCACCGCCAGCCAGGACGAGGAGGGACACCTCTCGGTGGATTTCGAGGGGAGCTGGGCCGACACGATTCTGCTCGAGGTCAAGGTGCTGGCCATCATCTCGGAGCTCTACTACCGGATGACGGGGCAGACCGGGCGTCTCGACTACGGGGACTTCTACTGCCGCAGCCGCCTCAAGGCCCGGCGGCTGCTCGAGGCGGGATGCATCTTCAGCGACTTCGGCACGCGCCGCCGGGCCTCGTTCGAGGCCGAGGATACGGCCGTGCGGGCGCTGAAGGACGAGGCGGCCGCGGACAGCCATACGGGACGCTTCGTGGGGACGAGCAACGTCTACCTGGCCATGAAATACGGTCTGACCCCCATCGGAACAATGGCCCACGAATTTGTCTCGGCCATCGGCGGCATGTACGGCCCCCAGATGGCCAACCACATCGCCATGAACTCCTGGCGGCAGACCTTCCGCGGTGCGCTGGGCACCTATCTCTATGATACGTTCGGGTGGGAGATCTTCAGCCTCAACTTCTCGGAGGATTTCGCCAACCTCTTCAAGGGGCTGCGCATCGACAGCGGCGACAACCGCGAGCAGCTGCAGAAAATCGTCGACAAATACCGCTCGCTGGGCATCGACCCGCGCACCAAACAGGTCATCTTCAGCAATGCGCTCGATACGGACCGCGCCATCGAGATCCAGCGTTACGCCCGGGAGTGGTGCCAGCCGTCGTTCGGCATCGGCACGCACTTCACGAACGATTTCGAAGGCATCCGGCCGTTGAACATCGTCATCAAGCTCACGGCAGCCAAGATCACCGAGGCGTGGCCCTTCTACAACGACACCTGCAAGCTGAGCGAGGACGACGGCAAGCACACGGGAAAACCCGAGGTCATAGCCCGTTTCCAGGCGGCGCTGAACTGGAAGGCCTGAGCGCGGCACATCCTGCAGGCACCTGAGCGGCGCACCCCGCAGGCAGAAACGACAGGGGCGGAATCGTCACCCGCAACGGAGTGGACGATTCCGCCCCGGCCTTCCGGTCCGGGACTCGGACGCCCGGACTCAGATGAAGAGGTTCAGATTGGCCTCCTCGGTGCGATCGAGGTAAGAGGCGACGCCGCCCAACGTGACCTCGTCCAGCAGTTCTTCACGCCGTACGCCCATGACGTCCATCGACATCGTGCAGGCGATCATCTCCACGCCGCTGTCCAGCGCCTGACGCATCAGCTCCTCGAGGCTGGAGATCTTCTTGCGGCGCATGATGCCGCGCATCATCCGGCTACCAAGCCCCCACATATTGAGTTTCGAAAGGTGCAGCCGTCCGCTGTGCGACGGGAGCATCCAGCCGAACATGCGCCCCATCAGATCCTTCCGCACGGCCGGCTTGCGACGCTTCTTGATGACGTTGAGCCCCCAGAAGGTGAAGAACATCGTCACCCGCTTTCCCGTCGCCGCCGCTCCGTTGGCGATGACGAACGAGGCCAGCGCCCGGTCCAGATCATCGCTGAAGACGACGATCGTCTTGTTGTCGGCCGACGCTGCCTGCCGGGAGACCGATTCGGGCCGTGCACCGCAGCACGACGCTGCAGCCGGCACCGGCTTGCGGATCTGCGCCCGCACCTTGCCGCCGCAGGTGTCGAGTGAGAGCAGTTCGGCTCCGGTCATGCGGCACCACGAGGCCACGTCGCGTCCGAAGGCCTGGTCCGTGGCCGTAATGCGCAGCTGTCCGCCCGGCTTCAGGGCCTCGAAACTCTTCTTCAACTGCAGGACCGGCCCCGGGCACATCAGCCCGCAGGCATCGACCTCCACCACGGCACTCTCCCCCTCCGGCGACACGGCCGCCGAATCGCCACAGCCCGTCGAGGCATCCGCACGGCCCGGCTGCGCCACACTCCGGCAATCGTGCACCGGGGCGCAGTCGCAACGGCACTCCTCCCCGTCGCGGGGTTCGGGAACCGGGACCGTCGCCGCACGCCACGTCGTGTAGCCGCCCGAAAGGTTGCGCACGTCGCGGAATCCGTGCTGGGTGAGGATGCGGCTGGCCAGGTAGCCCCGCAGTCCGACGGCACAGCTCACCACAACGGGGCGCTCGCGCGGCAACTCGTCGAGGTGTTCGCGCAGTTCGTCAAGCGGGATATTCACGAAGCCCGGGATCGAACCCATGGCAAACTCGTCGTGCGTGCGTACGTCGATGCGCAGCGTCTCGTCGCCCAGCGCGGCGACATCCCGCCACTGGATCACCCGCACACGCCCCGTGAGGATGTTTTCGGCCACATAGCCGGCCATGTTCACCGGATCCTTGGCCGAGGAGTAAGGCGGTGCATAGGCATGTTCGAGCTCCGTGAGGTCATAGATGGTACCCCCCGTGCGGATGATCTGCTCGAACATCTCGATGCGTTTGTCGGCGCCGTCGCAGCCGACGACCTGCGCCCCGAGCAGGCGCCCCGTCCCGGGGGCGAAGAGAATCTTGATCGACAGCGGCAGCGCATCGGGATAGTAGCCAGCATGCGAGGCGCCGTGGGTGAACGACTCGATGTACTCGATGCCGCAGGTCTTCAGCAGTTTGGCATTGGCGCCGGCCGCAGCCACCGTCAGGTCGAAGACCTTGGCCACCGACGTGCCGATCGAACCCCTGTAGATGTGCGTGTTGCCCAGCACGATGTTGTCGGCCACGATACGGCCCTGCTTGTTGGCCGGTCCGGCCAGCGGGATGAGCGCCGGACGTCCCGTCACCAGATGCCGCACCTCGACGGCATCCCCCAGGGCGTAGATCACCGGATCGGAGGTCTGCATGTACTCGTTAACCGCAATGCCGCGCCGCTCGCCGATCTCCAGCCCGGCCTCCCGGGCCAGTTGGGTTTCGGGGCGCACGCCGATGCTCAGAATCACCAGATCCGCCGTGATCTGCCGCCCGCTCTGCAGATGGACCGTCACCCGTTCATCGCCCCGCTCCTCGAAGCGCACCACTCCATCCTTCAGATAGAGACCGACCCCGCAGTCCGTCAGGTGGCGGTGGACCAGTGCGGCCATCGAGAAGTCGAGCGGCGCCATCACCTGATCGGCCATCTCCACCACGTCGACCCGAAGCCCCAGGTGGTGCAGGTTCTCGGCCATCTCCAGACCGATGAATCCGCCGCCCACAACCACGGCACGCCGCGGGCGCCGTGTGTCGACATACTGTTTGATGGCATCCGTGTCGGGAACGCTGCGCAGCGTGAAGATCCGCGGGCTGTCGATCCCCTCGATCGGCGGTCGCAACGGCTCGGCTCCGGGCGAGAGGACCAACCGGTCGTAGGTCTCCACGTAGGTTTCGCCCGTGGCCACACGACGCACCGTCACCTCCCTGCGCGCACGGTCGATCGCCGTCACCTCCTGTTCGGTGCGGATATCGATGCGGAAGCGGTCGGTGAAACCCTTGACCGTCTGCACGAAGAGTTTCGACCGCTGGGCAATCGTCCCGCCGATGTAATACGGCAGTCCGCAGTTGGCATACGAGACGTATTTCCCCCGCTCGAAGAGGATCACCTCGGCCTGCTCGTCCAGGCGGCGCAGGCGGGCCGCCACGGTGGCCCCTCCGGCCACCCCTCCGACAATAAGAATCTTCATGGGTTCGTATGGTTGTGTGATTGATTTTCCGATTCGGGGTCCTGCTCCGTCGCCACGAAGGCCTTCAACTGCGCGAAGAGTTTGTCAAAACCCAGGGTCTCGTGCTGCATCTGACGGATCTTCTCCGCCCCGAGCTCCGTGAGCGAGAAGAGCATCTGGCGACGGTCCTGCGGACTGATCGTGCGGTGGAGATACCCCTTCCGTTCGACCGTCGTGATGACCTTCGAGACTCGCGGCCCCGAAAGCCCGACAAAATCACACAACGTTCCGGCCGTACGGGCCCCACCCTGCTTCAGGCAGCAGAGCAGCATCGCCTCGTTGATCGTAATGCCATGACGCTCGGCAAACGCCTTTTCAAATTGGTACAGCGCCTTGTAAATCTCCTTGATGCGGCAAATTGGTTCCATCTTTTCGATCTTTTCGTCACAAAGATAAAATTATTTTCTATTAAAAACTATTTTTATTGGAAAATTATTATCGGACACGCGCCCCTCCGGAAAATAGAACAGGCGCTGATAGGGATTCACGACAACCTGACCGCTCATAAAGAGCATGCGGTTCGAATTATTGTAATTGTCACCCGCCTTGGCAGCCGAGGAATTCACCCAATAAACACCCCGGGCATTCCCGTCCTTGGTGTCTGGGGATTCCTGCTCCACGATACCGTCATGACACCCTGGCGGGTTCTGATCGTTGCCGAGAACCTCAACCAGCTCGTCAACACGGACCTGATTACCAATCTCAATCCGGCCCCGAATCCGGACCTCTTTGCCGATACGTCGTGGATCCGTCCGGGGCGATAGCATTTCCGTTCACAGGCCCACCCCACCTCGGCCAAAACTGTTTGGGAGAGAGGATGACGCGACAGCCCCGTCGGATGGCTTCGTAGGCATGAGCCGGATCCCGCCATACCATAAGGGTCACCTCGGAGGAGAGTTCCCCTTCGAGCAATTCGTCCCAGCCGATGATCTCCCGTCCACGGACCTGCAGCCACTGCTGGATGCGTCGTACGAAATAGCTTCGCAAAGCCGTCTCGTCGGCCAACCGTTCCGTCTGCATCCGACGCCGGCACTGCGGACAATCCTGCCATCGCGTAACCGGACATTCGTCGCCGCCGATATGAATCTGCCGGGATGGGAAAAGTGCCAGGATCTCACTCAGAACATGCTCGATAAAGTGAAGGTCGTCTCCCGGCCCGCACAATAAAGATCCTCGCTGACACCCCATCGGGTCCAGACCTCGTAGGGGCCGCCCGTACACCCCAGCCACGGATAGGCTGCCAAAGCCCCCATTCCATCATCACCCGATCGAAATTAGGTGTCGAACAGATGCCGGAAAGCCTCCTCGTCACCGTCGGCAATGTGCCGTTGCCGGTTATACGTCGATTCATTTCTCATGGTGCGGAAAACGGGTCCCCGAAACGGAGACTAGTTGTTGAAAAGCACAAGGGTCGGTTTATGGTCGGAGGCTTCACGGGTGAAGTCGTCGTCGAGGGTCTCGGCACCGATCAACCGGCGGGACATGGCCTCCGAACAATAGACATAGTCGATTCGTTTGCGGTTGCGGGTCTCGCTCGGGACAAACGCTCCGGGATGGAAATGCGCAACTGCATCGCACGGATAATAACGGCGGACAAGGCGGTGAACCCCATAGTCGGGCTGCGGACTGTAGCGGGTGCTGTCGACAGGCGACAACGAGTTGAAATCGCCCAGCATGACCCAATACGTTTCATCGGCAAAGCGCGGATTGAGCAGCGTTTCGTGCAGAATATGACGGATTTCGCGGACCCGCGTCGTATCACCCAGATTGTCCGAGCGGCTCTTGTCCTTGTCCTGCAGCGAATAGCGCTGCGGCCAGAGATGGACCACCACGTAGTTGATGCCGCGGATCTTCACGTGAAGCGCTCCGTGCGAGAGCGAATCGCCGCCAGCGGACGGATCAGCTCCGGTTCGAAACGGGAGGTCACCGGATAGTTGTCCTGGAAGGCGCCGAGAGCCACATAGGGATGGCCCCACCGTGAAGAGAGTTCCTGAAGATGAGCGGGCAGGTACCGGGTGGAATCGTCGGTCGGCAACGACTGTTGTTCGGCATTCCAATGAGTGGCCGTCTCGCAAAAGGCCGCGACATCCACCTGCTGACGCTGCATCCACCCGACAAAACGATCATAATTGTCAAACTGATCATACCACATGCCGTCGGCGATGTTGTATTGCAACAGACGGCAGGGGGACTTTCGGCGATTCGGAACATCCTCCGATCGAAAGACCCGTCAGAATCGCAGCTACGGCTGCACGGACAAGGTACTTCATAAAGTTCGGTTTCTACCGGTTTTTCACTTGCAGACTGACGATCCACCCCATAAGCCGAACCTTTTCGATAAAAATAGTGATTTTTTTCGCAGATGCAATCCTTTCCCCGCTATTTTTACACCATTGTAATCTGTTTCCGACGGAGATGTCGCCCCCGGGATGACTCATCGCGAGGGGGGGGGAAAAAAAAAAATTCAGTCTCCATGCGAAATTGTCGCGATATTTCAAATTCATTTCAGAATCCCGTTTCATCTTTGCATCGGGATTCCGGGATGCCGAAGAGTCAACCTCCGCTTCCGGAACCCTTCCTGACAAACAGAAAAAACCGTCCGATGAAAAAACATTGCTTCCTGATCCTGCTGACTCTCCTGATCACCGGATCCGCATTCGCCCGTGAATCCGGGAAACGACCCCTCAAAAACACCATCGAGATCCCGGCCGACTCCACCGGCGAACTCCTCGCCCGGCTGCGAAACATGCCCAATATCGAGGTGGGAAAGGGAATCACCTTCCGCCCCAAAAACGACCGCTTCGAAATGACGATGCGTTTCCGCATGCAAAACCTGCTGGCCCTCTCGTTCGACGACAACCTCTCGCTCTCCGAAACCGACGCCCGTGTCAAGCGGCTGCGGCTGCGTTTCGACGGTTTCATCTACTCGCCCAAACTCGTCTACTCCGTTCAGTTGGGATTCACCGCCTACGACGCCGAGGTGCTCCCGAACGGCAACATGAACATCGTCCGCGACGCCATCGTCTACTACGTTCCGAGCCCCAAATGGAACATCGGATTCGGGCAGACCAAGATCAAGGCCAACCGCGCCCGCATCAACTCGTCGAGCGCCCTGCAGTTCGTCGACCGCAGCATCGTCAACAGCCAGTTCCACCTCGACCGCGACTTCGGACTCTTCGGCGAGTACAACCTCGACCACACCGAAGGATTCGATCTGGGATTCAAGGGTTCGGTAACCCTCGGCGAGGGCCGCAACTGGGGCTCGACCAACAACGGAGGCCTGGCCTATACGGGGCGACTGGAGCTCTATCCGCTGGGCCACTTCGCCGCAAAGGGGGATGTCATGGAGGGTGATTTCACCGGGGAGGAGCGGCCCCGTCTGCTCGTGGCCGGAGCCTGGTCGTTCAACCACAAGGCTTCGCGGCTGAGCGGACAGCGCGGCGGCTTCATGCCCGCGGGCCAGACCCGCAACATCGGTTCCTATTTCGTCGATCTGATCCTCAAGTACCGCGGCTGGGCCTTCTACACCGACTTCATGGGCCGCACCTGCCCGCAACCGACCTTCGGAACGACGGACCCCGCGGCATTCGTCTATACGGGGCAGGGCCTCAACGTCCAGACCAGCTATCTCTTCAACAAACGCTGGGAGATCGCCCTGCGCAACTCGACGCTCTTCCCCGACGGGGAGATTCACGCCTGGACCGGCTACCGCACCCACAACCAGACGACCTTCGGCGTCACGCGATACATCATCGGCCATTCGCTCAAGGTGCAGGCCGACCTCTCGTACAACACCTACGACCGACTCGGGAATACGGTCGGTGCGGGGTTGCGC is a genomic window containing:
- the pncB gene encoding nicotinate phosphoribosyltransferase, whose amino-acid sequence is MERIISHFTDDDLYKFTMCCAVIDNFPRARVRYSFTDRDGTRYPAGFAEALLEQIALLETLVITDEEIAFMKRSCPYIPHWFYNYLKGYRFNRRWVTASQDEEGHLSVDFEGSWADTILLEVKVLAIISELYYRMTGQTGRLDYGDFYCRSRLKARRLLEAGCIFSDFGTRRRASFEAEDTAVRALKDEAAADSHTGRFVGTSNVYLAMKYGLTPIGTMAHEFVSAIGGMYGPQMANHIAMNSWRQTFRGALGTYLYDTFGWEIFSLNFSEDFANLFKGLRIDSGDNREQLQKIVDKYRSLGIDPRTKQVIFSNALDTDRAIEIQRYAREWCQPSFGIGTHFTNDFEGIRPLNIVIKLTAAKITEAWPFYNDTCKLSEDDGKHTGKPEVIARFQAALNWKA
- a CDS encoding FAD-dependent oxidoreductase, which codes for MKILIVGGVAGGATVAARLRRLDEQAEVILFERGKYVSYANCGLPYYIGGTIAQRSKLFVQTVKGFTDRFRIDIRTEQEVTAIDRARREVTVRRVATGETYVETYDRLVLSPGAEPLRPPIEGIDSPRIFTLRSVPDTDAIKQYVDTRRPRRAVVVGGGFIGLEMAENLHHLGLRVDVVEMADQVMAPLDFSMAALVHRHLTDCGVGLYLKDGVVRFEERGDERVTVHLQSGRQITADLVILSIGVRPETQLAREAGLEIGERRGIAVNEYMQTSDPVIYALGDAVEVRHLVTGRPALIPLAGPANKQGRIVADNIVLGNTHIYRGSIGTSVAKVFDLTVAAAGANAKLLKTCGIEYIESFTHGASHAGYYPDALPLSIKILFAPGTGRLLGAQVVGCDGADKRIEMFEQIIRTGGTIYDLTELEHAYAPPYSSAKDPVNMAGYVAENILTGRVRVIQWRDVAALGDETLRIDVRTHDEFAMGSIPGFVNIPLDELREHLDELPRERPVVVSCAVGLRGYLASRILTQHGFRDVRNLSGGYTTWRAATVPVPEPRDGEECRCDCAPVHDCRSVAQPGRADASTGCGDSAAVSPEGESAVVEVDACGLMCPGPVLQLKKSFEALKPGGQLRITATDQAFGRDVASWCRMTGAELLSLDTCGGKVRAQIRKPVPAAASCCGARPESVSRQAASADNKTIVVFSDDLDRALASFVIANGAAATGKRVTMFFTFWGLNVIKKRRKPAVRKDLMGRMFGWMLPSHSGRLHLSKLNMWGLGSRMMRGIMRRKKISSLEELMRQALDSGVEMIACTMSMDVMGVRREELLDEVTLGGVASYLDRTEEANLNLFI
- a CDS encoding MarR family winged helix-turn-helix transcriptional regulator — its product is MEPICRIKEIYKALYQFEKAFAERHGITINEAMLLCCLKQGGARTAGTLCDFVGLSGPRVSKVITTVERKGYLHRTISPQDRRQMLFSLTELGAEKIRQMQHETLGFDKLFAQLKAFVATEQDPESENQSHNHTNP
- a CDS encoding glycoside hydrolase family 97 N-terminal domain-containing protein, translated to MTLGKRLFKLVQRLVNLLDAANWFHLFDLFVTKIKLFSIKNYFYWKIIIGHAPLRKIEQALIGIHDNLTAHKEHAVRIIVIVTRLGSRGIHPINTPGIPVLGVWGFLLHDTVMTPWRVLIVAENLNQLVNTDLITNLNPAPNPDLFADTSWIRPGR
- a CDS encoding family 20 glycosylhydrolase yields the protein MGCQRGSLLCGPGDDLHFIEHVLSEILALFPSRQIHIGGDECPVTRWQDCPQCRRRMQTERLADETALRSYFVRRIQQWLQVRGREIIGWDELLEGELSSEVTLMVWRDPAHAYEAIRRGCRVILSPKQFWPRWGGPVNGNAIAPDGSTTYRQRGPDSGPD
- a CDS encoding porin produces the protein MKKHCFLILLTLLITGSAFARESGKRPLKNTIEIPADSTGELLARLRNMPNIEVGKGITFRPKNDRFEMTMRFRMQNLLALSFDDNLSLSETDARVKRLRLRFDGFIYSPKLVYSVQLGFTAYDAEVLPNGNMNIVRDAIVYYVPSPKWNIGFGQTKIKANRARINSSSALQFVDRSIVNSQFHLDRDFGLFGEYNLDHTEGFDLGFKGSVTLGEGRNWGSTNNGGLAYTGRLELYPLGHFAAKGDVMEGDFTGEERPRLLVAGAWSFNHKASRLSGQRGGFMPAGQTRNIGSYFVDLILKYRGWAFYTDFMGRTCPQPTFGTTDPAAFVYTGQGLNVQTSYLFNKRWEIALRNSTLFPDGEIHAWTGYRTHNQTTFGVTRYIIGHSLKVQADLSYNTYDRLGNTVGAGLRNGWELRFQVELGL